In one Prosthecochloris aestuarii DSM 271 genomic region, the following are encoded:
- a CDS encoding ABC transporter ATP-binding protein has protein sequence MPPQLKIELRNADLGYRKESPLLQGIDLTLTSDDTVCVLGQNGTGKTTLFKTLLGFLPPLSGGLTLNGKPLEEYQPRELARHIAYVPQAHHTPFPYTVSQVVLFGRTAHMGFFGTPQKKDRTAVERILDMLDIRHLARRSYTELSGGERQMVIIARALAQEARLLILDEPASSLDYGNQVRLLDKIRLLKEQHTGILMATHQPDQAFLLDAQVLMLTEKHLLRYDDPSHALQPRLLKKIYGVDIQVIDTALAGNGPSKVCRPVITSWQQTSNDQTP, from the coding sequence ATGCCTCCACAGCTGAAGATCGAACTGCGCAACGCGGATCTCGGGTACCGGAAAGAATCCCCCCTGCTGCAGGGCATTGACCTCACACTCACATCGGATGATACGGTGTGTGTGCTCGGCCAGAACGGCACAGGAAAAACCACCCTGTTCAAAACCCTTCTTGGCTTTCTTCCTCCGCTGTCAGGCGGCCTGACACTGAACGGCAAACCCCTTGAAGAGTACCAGCCCAGAGAACTTGCACGGCATATCGCATATGTACCCCAGGCTCATCATACTCCGTTCCCCTACACGGTGAGCCAGGTGGTACTGTTCGGCAGGACGGCACACATGGGTTTTTTCGGCACCCCGCAGAAAAAGGACCGCACTGCGGTGGAACGCATTCTCGACATGCTCGACATCAGGCACCTTGCCAGAAGGTCCTACACCGAGCTCAGCGGAGGGGAACGGCAAATGGTGATCATTGCGCGGGCACTTGCACAGGAGGCTCGGCTCCTTATTCTCGACGAACCTGCCTCGAGCCTCGACTATGGCAACCAGGTTCGGCTGCTCGACAAGATCAGGCTGCTCAAAGAACAGCACACCGGGATTCTCATGGCGACCCACCAGCCCGACCAGGCATTTCTGCTCGATGCCCAGGTCCTGATGCTCACGGAAAAACACCTCCTTCGCTATGATGACCCGTCGCATGCCCTGCAGCCCCGGCTCCTGAAAAAAATTTACGGGGTGGATATCCAGGTTATTGATACCGCCCTTGCCGGCAACGGCCCGTCGAAAGTCTGCAGGCCGGTCATCACCTCTTGGCAACAAACCTCAAACGACCAGACACCATGA
- a CDS encoding ABC transporter substrate-binding protein, which produces MKTFLTPLAAMLLLLTISSCSPPAPSGSKDARTITDMAKRSMTVPKTITKVYVNRPGSILLYAIDPELIVNRSFNFTPEAARFLSEDYLALPHTEGSAEEILKLAPDLILTFFDINAGSIDEADKLAEKTGIPVYLASLTLEDYPEVFRRLGRLLDREEQTNRMQDFIDKHVDPVLEQAQSIDKQDRMSVYYAEGDRGLHTDPAGSLHSRLITMTGGINAADIDAVSRKGLSEVSMEQLLMWDPDIVLVWAGLGKITPTMAHIQNDPIWSRLRAARNGRIYQIPYLPYGWFDRPASINRLLGIPWLADLLYPDVYDIDIDAVVAEYFKTFYHDELSSEEAQALLNP; this is translated from the coding sequence ATGAAAACGTTTCTCACTCCCCTGGCTGCAATGCTGCTGCTGTTGACGATATCCTCCTGCTCACCTCCGGCCCCATCCGGGAGTAAGGATGCCCGCACCATCACCGACATGGCCAAGAGGAGCATGACCGTTCCGAAGACCATCACGAAGGTCTACGTCAACCGCCCGGGAAGCATCCTCCTGTACGCCATCGATCCGGAGCTGATCGTCAACCGCTCGTTCAATTTCACGCCCGAAGCCGCCCGATTTCTTTCGGAAGACTACCTGGCGCTGCCCCATACCGAGGGATCAGCCGAGGAAATCCTGAAGCTCGCTCCTGACCTTATCCTCACGTTTTTCGACATCAATGCCGGCTCGATCGACGAGGCGGACAAGCTCGCCGAAAAAACCGGCATCCCGGTCTATCTCGCCTCACTGACCCTTGAGGACTACCCGGAGGTATTCAGGCGCCTGGGCAGGCTGCTCGACCGCGAGGAGCAGACGAACCGCATGCAGGATTTTATCGACAAGCACGTGGACCCGGTCCTCGAGCAGGCGCAGAGCATCGACAAACAGGACAGGATGAGCGTCTACTACGCAGAAGGAGACCGCGGGCTGCATACCGATCCTGCAGGATCGCTGCACAGCAGGCTGATCACGATGACCGGAGGCATCAACGCCGCCGACATCGACGCGGTCAGCCGGAAAGGGCTGAGCGAGGTCTCGATGGAGCAGCTACTCATGTGGGATCCGGATATCGTCCTGGTCTGGGCCGGACTTGGAAAAATCACACCGACCATGGCACATATCCAGAACGACCCGATCTGGTCACGTCTCCGGGCAGCACGAAACGGCCGGATCTACCAGATCCCCTACCTGCCTTATGGCTGGTTCGACCGTCCGGCAAGCATCAACCGGCTGCTCGGCATTCCGTGGCTGGCTGACCTGCTCTACCCTGATGTCTACGACATCGACATCGACGCGGTTGTCGCAGAGTACTTCAAAACCTTCTACCACGACGAACTGAGCAGCGAAGAGGCTCAAGCACTGCTGAACCCATGA
- a CDS encoding FecCD family ABC transporter permease encodes MTRNSLIVSGCILLLLVAAVFSLQNGRYPVSGTQLLSLLLDGRCEDPHLHTVIYNIRLPRIIAAITVGGALSLAGAAYQGMFRNPMVSPDILGVSSGAGFGAALAILLSLPVAGVQASAFAGGILAVILAISISRSIGRHHNAILVLVLSGIIISALFSALISLAKFSADPENRLPAITFWLMGSLADIRLPELPAVLALVAAGSLPILLSGWRLNVLSFGEDEAKALGIHTSRVRMIVIGCATLVTASVIALSGLIGWIGLVMPHAARMISGPDHRIQLPVSFLLGGLALLVFDNIARSVISSEIPIGIITALAGAPFFILLLKLTSRKTW; translated from the coding sequence ATGACCAGAAACAGTCTGATAGTATCCGGGTGCATACTGCTGCTTCTGGTGGCTGCGGTGTTTTCTCTTCAGAACGGGCGATACCCGGTTTCAGGTACCCAGTTGCTGTCACTGCTGCTGGACGGCCGCTGTGAGGATCCTCACCTGCATACCGTCATCTACAACATCAGACTGCCGCGGATCATTGCCGCCATTACGGTAGGCGGAGCGCTCTCACTTGCAGGCGCCGCATACCAGGGCATGTTCCGCAACCCCATGGTCAGCCCCGACATTCTCGGCGTCAGCTCAGGGGCAGGGTTCGGGGCGGCACTGGCGATCCTGCTCTCTCTGCCAGTCGCGGGGGTCCAGGCATCGGCATTTGCCGGTGGCATTCTTGCTGTCATACTGGCGATCTCCATCAGCCGGAGTATCGGGCGGCACCATAACGCAATCCTCGTACTGGTCCTGTCGGGCATTATCATCTCGGCATTGTTCAGCGCCCTGATTTCACTGGCGAAATTCTCGGCTGACCCGGAAAACAGGCTGCCCGCCATCACCTTCTGGCTGATGGGAAGCCTTGCCGATATCAGGCTGCCGGAACTCCCCGCCGTGCTTGCGCTTGTCGCGGCCGGCAGCCTGCCGATCCTGCTCTCAGGCTGGCGGCTGAACGTACTGTCCTTCGGAGAAGATGAAGCAAAAGCACTGGGCATCCATACCTCACGAGTACGCATGATTGTCATCGGCTGCGCCACCCTCGTCACGGCTAGCGTTATCGCCCTCTCCGGCCTCATCGGCTGGATCGGGCTTGTCATGCCGCATGCAGCGCGCATGATAAGCGGCCCGGATCACCGGATCCAGCTGCCGGTCTCCTTTCTTCTCGGAGGCCTTGCCCTGCTGGTGTTCGACAATATCGCGCGAAGCGTCATTTCCTCTGAAATCCCGATCGGCATCATTACCGCTCTTGCAGGGGCTCCGTTTTTTATCCTCCTGCTCAAACTGACCTCCAGGAAAACATGGTAA
- a CDS encoding cobalt-precorrin-5B (C(1))-methyltransferase encodes MTAQKGELRQGYTTGSCATAAARAALHLLLDGQMPERVSITLPDGGSAEFSPEAGRRDAAGASCCVRKDAGDDPDVTNGLLVCCRVALLDDEPEGHIEFCRGEGVGMVTLPGLGIDVGGPAINPVPRSMIREALGGLLDRYGLRCGVQVTVSVPGGEEVARKTLNARVGVKGGISIIGTSGRVIPYSEEAYLESIARTIRVARHSGSTHLVACAGARSEKLLRRMYPDLPETAFIHYGNRVGSTLDMIQHDGGFRNLTVGVMLAKATKLAQGELDLSSRTVGLNPQFIEHLVRKTGYAEDVALEAKALELVRSLVDIVPFSSSEPLYRALAESCRRVCRNRFPSGGLEFVLMTMQDGCILCDEHGCRDV; translated from the coding sequence ATGACTGCGCAGAAGGGCGAACTGCGGCAGGGCTATACCACCGGTTCGTGTGCAACAGCGGCTGCCCGGGCGGCGCTGCACCTGCTGCTGGATGGTCAGATGCCCGAACGGGTATCCATCACCCTTCCGGATGGCGGCTCTGCAGAGTTCAGCCCTGAAGCGGGACGTCGCGATGCAGCGGGGGCATCCTGCTGTGTGAGAAAAGATGCGGGGGACGACCCCGACGTGACGAACGGGCTTTTGGTCTGCTGCAGGGTTGCACTGCTCGATGATGAGCCGGAAGGCCATATCGAGTTCTGCCGGGGGGAGGGGGTCGGGATGGTTACCCTGCCCGGTCTTGGCATCGATGTGGGAGGTCCGGCGATCAACCCCGTCCCGCGATCGATGATCCGGGAGGCGCTCGGTGGTCTGCTCGATCGTTACGGTCTCCGTTGCGGGGTACAGGTGACGGTGTCCGTTCCCGGAGGTGAAGAGGTTGCCCGTAAAACCCTGAACGCGCGCGTGGGAGTCAAAGGCGGCATTTCGATCATCGGTACCAGCGGACGGGTCATTCCCTACAGCGAAGAAGCATATCTCGAAAGCATCGCCCGTACGATCAGGGTCGCCCGTCACAGCGGAAGCACGCACCTCGTGGCGTGCGCAGGTGCGAGAAGCGAAAAGCTTCTCCGGAGGATGTATCCCGATCTTCCTGAAACGGCCTTTATTCACTATGGTAACAGGGTCGGCAGCACCCTCGACATGATTCAGCATGACGGGGGTTTCCGCAACCTGACCGTCGGGGTGATGCTCGCCAAGGCCACCAAGCTCGCACAGGGTGAACTCGATCTCTCCAGCAGGACGGTCGGCCTCAATCCGCAGTTCATCGAGCATCTGGTACGCAAGACCGGTTACGCAGAAGATGTAGCTTTGGAGGCGAAAGCCCTTGAACTGGTGCGTTCACTTGTCGATATTGTACCGTTCAGCTCTTCGGAACCGTTGTACCGGGCACTGGCAGAGTCGTGCCGCAGGGTCTGTCGTAACCGGTTCCCTTCAGGAGGCCTCGAATTCGTGCTCATGACCATGCAGGATGGCTGTATTCTCTGTGACGAGCACGGGTGCCGTGATGTGTGA